Proteins co-encoded in one Columba livia isolate bColLiv1 breed racing homer chromosome 14, bColLiv1.pat.W.v2, whole genome shotgun sequence genomic window:
- the NHP2 gene encoding H/ACA ribonucleoprotein complex subunit 2 has product MAREKQPEAADAEGTPERSYREQLDFLNPIAQPLASRKLTRKLYKCIRKAAKHKQIRRGVKEVQKFINKGEKGITVLAGDTLPIDVYCHIPIMCEDRSLPYAYVPSKSDLGAAAGSKRPTCVIMIKPHEEYQESYDECLEEVAALPLPL; this is encoded by the exons atGGCGCGGGAGAAGCAGCCGGAGGCGGCCGATGCGGAGGGAACCCCCGAGCGATCGTACCGGGAGCAGCTCGACTTCCTGAACCCCATCGCCCAGCCGCTCGCCTCCCGCAAGCTGACGCGCAAGCTCTACAAGTGCATCAGGAAAG CGGCCAAGCACAAACAGATCCGTCGCGGTGTGAAGGAGGTCCAGAAGTTCATCAACAAGGGCGAGAAGGG GATCACGGTGCTGGCCGGCGACACGCTGCCTATCGATGTGTACTGCCACATCCCCATCATGTGCGAGGACAGGAGCCTCCCCTACGCATACGTCCCTTCCAAATCg GACCTGGGAGCTGCAGCCGGCTCAAAGCGCCCGACCTGCGTGATCATGATCAAGCCCCACGAGGAGTATCAGGAGAGCTACGATGAGTGTCTGGAGGAGGTGGCGGCTCTGCCTCTGCCGCTGTGA